A region of Streptomyces halobius DNA encodes the following proteins:
- a CDS encoding HAD-IIA family hydrolase, with the protein MNEQIRGRAGGSGRRRPDGCPRPLSEAYDTALLDLDGVVYAGGQAVPHAVASLTAARAGGMRLAYVTNNASRTPRAIADQLSGFGLPTGPEDVITSAQAVARLIAEQLPPGARVLVIGGAGLRVAVRERGLVPVASADDDPAAVVQGYDPALDWERLAEAGYAVQRGVPWFASNTDLTIPKERGIAPGNGALVEVVRIAAGGTPQVAGKPQPPMHRETVLRTGAERPLVIGDRLDTDIEGAYNGGVDSLLVLTGVTTAAELLTAPPQHRPTYVDADLRGVLAPQPEVVPADGGFRCGGWRAELSGDVLVLDGDGIPLDGLRALCAAAWTAAGEGRCGADGGKALGRIGM; encoded by the coding sequence ATGAATGAGCAGATTCGCGGGCGGGCGGGAGGGAGCGGCCGGCGTCGGCCCGACGGGTGCCCGCGCCCGCTGAGCGAGGCGTACGACACGGCGCTGCTGGATCTGGACGGGGTCGTCTACGCCGGCGGACAGGCCGTCCCGCATGCGGTGGCGTCGCTGACCGCGGCGCGGGCCGGCGGGATGCGTCTCGCCTATGTGACGAACAACGCGTCCCGGACCCCGCGGGCGATCGCCGACCAGCTCTCCGGCTTCGGGCTGCCGACCGGTCCGGAGGATGTGATCACCTCGGCGCAGGCGGTGGCCCGGCTGATCGCCGAGCAGCTGCCGCCGGGCGCGCGGGTGCTGGTCATCGGCGGTGCGGGGCTGCGGGTGGCGGTGCGCGAGCGCGGCCTGGTGCCGGTGGCGTCCGCGGACGACGATCCGGCGGCCGTGGTGCAGGGCTATGACCCGGCGCTGGACTGGGAGCGGCTGGCGGAGGCCGGGTACGCGGTGCAGCGCGGGGTGCCGTGGTTCGCGTCCAACACCGATCTGACGATCCCCAAGGAGCGCGGTATCGCCCCGGGCAACGGCGCGCTGGTGGAGGTGGTCCGGATCGCCGCGGGCGGGACGCCGCAGGTGGCGGGCAAGCCGCAGCCGCCGATGCACCGGGAGACGGTGCTGCGTACCGGGGCCGAGCGGCCGCTGGTGATCGGGGACCGGCTCGATACGGACATCGAGGGCGCGTACAACGGCGGGGTCGACTCGCTGCTGGTGCTCACCGGCGTGACGACGGCGGCCGAGCTGCTGACCGCGCCGCCGCAGCACCGGCCGACGTATGTGGACGCCGATCTGCGCGGGGTGCTGGCGCCGCAGCCGGAGGTGGTGCCGGCGGACGGTGGTTTCCGGTGCGGCGGCTGGCGGGCCGAGCTGTCCGGTGACGTGCTGGTTCTGGACGGTGACGGCATACCGCTGGACGGGCTGCGGGCGCTGTGCGCGGCGGCCTGGACGGCGGCGGGGGAGGGGCGCTGCGGGGCCGACGGGGGCAAGGCGCTGGGGCGGATCGGGATGTAG
- a CDS encoding SCP2 sterol-binding domain-containing protein, with protein MATIDQCRAALDRLAQNMSTADGEVRSAAALDRSLSCRITDLDITFLGRLADGTIRDVTSVPGRPPHKAEIRLTMAGDDLVALVDGRLNFAKAWGSGRVKLEAGLRDLLRLRTLL; from the coding sequence ATGGCAACGATCGACCAGTGCCGCGCCGCGCTCGACCGGCTGGCCCAGAACATGTCCACGGCGGACGGCGAGGTACGCAGCGCCGCCGCGCTCGACCGCTCGCTCAGCTGCCGCATCACGGACCTGGACATCACGTTCCTGGGGCGCCTCGCCGACGGCACCATCCGGGATGTGACCAGCGTCCCCGGCCGCCCGCCGCACAAGGCCGAGATCCGGCTCACCATGGCCGGGGACGATCTGGTCGCGCTGGTCGACGGCCGGCTCAACTTCGCGAAGGCGTGGGGCAGCGGTCGCGTCAAGCTGGAAGCGGGCCTGCGCGACCTGCTGCGCCTCAGGACGCTGCTGTAG
- a CDS encoding FecCD family ABC transporter permease — MTSTVKPGEGTKGRVEEGANERARGATTARRVTGSRRVTAVRTAGGLSLRLDVRAVLVGLLLLALALAAGIALIGSGDYPMTPGEVLAALTGGGNPGQEFIVHDLRLPRVLVGLLVGAAFGISGAVFQTVSRNPLGSPDVLGFAQGSSVGALVVIVYLHGEPFAVAAGAVVGGVATGVAIFLLAWKRGIQGYRFVLVGIGANAMLYALVLYLLTKANIVEATRATTWMTGTLNGRDWDQVGPLTAVCAVLIPLLLLYGRPLRMLEMGDDAAFALGVRVDRLRVIVLLAAVLLVASGTAAAGPISFVALTAPQLARRLTRSPGPNLLPSALMGAVLLVAADFASQRLFGADQLPVGVLTGVLGGGYLLWLLAVERKAGRI, encoded by the coding sequence GTGACATCGACCGTGAAGCCCGGGGAGGGCACCAAGGGGCGCGTTGAGGAGGGCGCCAACGAGCGCGCCAGGGGGGCGACGACGGCGCGGCGGGTGACGGGGTCCCGGCGGGTGACGGCGGTACGTACCGCCGGCGGGCTCTCGCTGCGGCTGGACGTCCGCGCCGTCCTCGTCGGACTCCTGCTGTTGGCCCTCGCACTGGCCGCGGGCATCGCACTGATCGGCTCCGGCGACTACCCGATGACGCCGGGCGAGGTGCTCGCCGCGCTGACCGGCGGCGGAAACCCCGGCCAGGAGTTCATCGTGCACGACCTGCGGCTGCCGCGGGTCCTGGTGGGACTGCTGGTCGGCGCCGCCTTCGGGATCTCCGGAGCCGTCTTCCAGACCGTCTCGCGCAATCCGCTGGGCAGCCCCGACGTCCTCGGCTTCGCCCAGGGCTCCTCGGTCGGCGCGCTGGTCGTCATCGTCTACCTCCACGGCGAGCCCTTCGCGGTCGCCGCCGGTGCGGTCGTCGGCGGGGTCGCCACCGGCGTGGCCATCTTCCTGCTCGCCTGGAAACGCGGCATCCAGGGCTACCGCTTCGTGCTCGTCGGCATCGGCGCCAACGCGATGCTCTACGCCCTCGTGCTCTACCTCCTCACCAAGGCGAACATCGTCGAGGCGACCCGGGCCACCACCTGGATGACCGGCACGCTCAACGGCCGCGACTGGGACCAGGTCGGGCCACTGACCGCCGTCTGCGCGGTACTCATCCCGCTGTTGCTGCTGTACGGCCGTCCGCTGCGCATGCTGGAGATGGGCGACGATGCCGCGTTCGCGCTGGGGGTAAGGGTCGACCGGCTCCGCGTCATCGTGCTGCTGGCGGCCGTTCTGCTCGTCGCCTCCGGCACCGCCGCGGCCGGCCCGATCTCCTTCGTCGCGCTCACCGCACCGCAACTGGCCCGTCGCCTCACCCGCTCGCCCGGCCCCAATCTGCTGCCGTCCGCGCTCATGGGCGCCGTCCTCCTGGTCGCCGCGGACTTCGCCTCGCAGCGTCTCTTCGGCGCCGACCAGCTCCCGGTGGGCGTGCTGACCGGTGTCCTTGGTGGTGGGTATCTGCTGTGGCTGCTGGCCGTGGAGCGCAAGGCGGGACGGATATGA
- a CDS encoding FecCD family ABC transporter permease, giving the protein MLVDSPPEAPKAPAASVAPRRRQVTRSAGLLAAVAVLAVVTVLGIAVGAKQVPLDQVWHGMFHYSGSDTDVVIRDVRLPRTLIGLIVGAALGLAGTVMQALTRNPLADPGVLGINAGASAAVVSAISFLGITSLTGYVWFAFAGAAVVNVAVYVLGGTRNATPVRLALAGTALTAVLVGYINAVNLMDTAALDKMRFWTVGSLATATMPTVTQIAPFLAAGGVLALLIARPLNAIALGDDQARALGARLTSTRVLAMVAVTLLCGGATAACGPIVYVGLMVPHAVRALTGPDLRWILPYSAVLSPVLLLGADILGRIVARPGELQVGIVTAVVGGPVFIYLVRRRRMAQL; this is encoded by the coding sequence GTGTTGGTCGACAGTCCCCCCGAAGCACCGAAGGCCCCGGCCGCCTCCGTGGCGCCACGGAGGCGGCAGGTCACGCGCTCCGCGGGGCTGCTCGCCGCTGTGGCCGTACTGGCCGTCGTCACCGTCCTCGGCATCGCCGTCGGCGCCAAACAGGTACCCCTGGACCAGGTTTGGCACGGGATGTTCCACTACTCCGGCTCCGACACGGATGTGGTCATCCGCGATGTGCGCCTGCCGCGCACCCTGATCGGCCTGATCGTCGGCGCCGCCCTCGGACTGGCCGGCACGGTCATGCAGGCACTGACCCGAAATCCCCTCGCCGACCCGGGAGTTCTCGGCATCAACGCCGGCGCCTCGGCCGCGGTCGTCTCCGCCATCAGCTTCCTCGGCATCACCTCGCTGACCGGCTATGTGTGGTTCGCGTTCGCCGGCGCCGCGGTGGTCAACGTCGCCGTCTACGTCCTCGGCGGCACCCGCAACGCCACACCCGTACGGCTCGCACTGGCCGGCACCGCGCTGACCGCCGTCCTCGTCGGCTACATCAACGCGGTCAACCTGATGGACACCGCCGCGCTGGACAAGATGCGGTTCTGGACGGTCGGTTCGCTGGCCACCGCCACCATGCCGACGGTCACTCAGATCGCACCGTTCCTGGCGGCCGGCGGCGTCCTCGCGCTGCTGATCGCCCGCCCGCTGAACGCCATCGCGCTCGGCGACGACCAGGCGCGGGCCCTGGGCGCCCGGCTGACCAGCACCCGGGTGCTGGCGATGGTCGCCGTCACCCTGCTCTGCGGCGGGGCGACCGCCGCCTGCGGCCCGATCGTGTACGTCGGCCTGATGGTGCCGCATGCCGTACGGGCCCTCACCGGACCCGACTTGCGCTGGATCCTGCCGTACTCCGCGGTGCTCTCGCCGGTCCTGCTGCTCGGCGCGGACATCCTCGGCCGGATCGTGGCCCGGCCCGGCGAGCTCCAGGTCGGCATCGTCACGGCCGTCGTCGGCGGTCCGGTCTTCATCTATCTCGTACGGCGTCGGAGGATGGCCCAGCTGTGA
- a CDS encoding pyridoxal phosphate-dependent decarboxylase family protein, translating to MSLLAHSAEDPSTTGTPGATHRARVSAAAGEDPAESLASEPTDSRTYLLNNGTAQHYRTAVTDGVERITAKIAATDRPFTGISVDGLTPAITAIDLDAPLHDPAAALDELEDVYLRDAVYFHHPRYLAHLNCPVVIPALVGEAVLSAVNSSLDTWDQSAGGTLIERRLIDWTARRIGLGGHADGIFTSGGSQSNLQAMLLARDETCRRELTGDGAPAAFPEPSTPSPGSPLRPSRGHHPHAQGRPRSRAGILPRLRILTSECSHFSIRKSATLLGMGPEAVISVPCDENRRMRTTDLAAALERCRRDGLIPMAVVATAGTTDFGSIDPLPEIADLCARHDAWMHVDAAYGCGLLVSRRRELLTGIERADSVTVDYHKSFFQPVSSSAILVRDHATLRHVTYHADYLNPRRMAEKRIPNQVDKSIQTTRRFDALKLWLTLRTMGAQGVGELFDEVIDRAADAWKLLHDDPRFEAVVEPQLSTLVFRYVPSADRDPQLSDRVNLHAREALFASGDAIVAGTVVDGRHYLKFTLLNPETTLEDIATVLDLIAEHAGSYLAEQPEPALSAH from the coding sequence ATGAGTCTCCTCGCGCACTCCGCCGAGGACCCGTCGACCACCGGTACCCCGGGGGCGACACATCGCGCCAGAGTCAGCGCGGCAGCCGGCGAGGACCCGGCCGAAAGCCTTGCCTCCGAGCCGACCGACAGCAGGACATACCTCCTCAACAACGGCACGGCGCAGCACTACCGCACCGCGGTCACCGACGGCGTCGAGCGGATCACCGCCAAAATCGCCGCCACCGACCGCCCGTTCACCGGAATCTCCGTCGACGGCCTCACCCCGGCCATCACCGCGATCGACCTCGACGCACCCCTCCACGACCCGGCCGCCGCACTCGACGAGCTGGAGGACGTCTACCTCCGCGACGCCGTCTACTTCCACCACCCGCGCTACCTCGCACACCTCAACTGCCCCGTGGTGATCCCCGCCCTCGTCGGCGAGGCGGTGCTGTCCGCCGTCAACTCCTCCCTCGACACCTGGGACCAGAGCGCCGGCGGCACCCTCATCGAGCGGCGCCTGATCGACTGGACGGCCCGCCGGATCGGCCTCGGCGGGCACGCCGACGGCATCTTCACCAGCGGCGGCAGCCAGTCCAACCTCCAGGCCATGCTGCTCGCCCGGGACGAGACCTGCCGCCGGGAGCTGACCGGCGACGGCGCGCCCGCCGCCTTCCCCGAGCCCTCAACCCCTTCCCCAGGCTCCCCACTTCGTCCGAGCAGGGGGCACCACCCCCATGCGCAGGGAAGACCCCGATCCCGCGCCGGCATCCTGCCCCGGCTGCGCATCCTCACCTCCGAGTGCAGCCACTTCAGCATCCGGAAATCCGCCACCCTGCTCGGCATGGGCCCGGAGGCCGTGATCTCCGTCCCCTGCGACGAGAACCGTCGGATGCGCACCACCGACCTGGCCGCCGCACTGGAGCGCTGCCGCCGCGACGGCCTCATCCCCATGGCCGTCGTCGCCACCGCCGGCACCACCGACTTCGGCAGCATCGACCCGCTGCCCGAGATCGCCGACCTGTGCGCCCGGCACGACGCCTGGATGCACGTCGACGCCGCCTACGGCTGCGGACTGCTGGTCTCCCGCCGCCGCGAGTTGCTGACCGGCATCGAACGCGCCGACTCGGTGACGGTCGACTATCACAAGTCCTTCTTCCAGCCGGTCAGTTCGAGCGCCATCCTGGTCCGCGACCACGCCACCCTGCGGCACGTCACGTACCACGCGGACTATCTCAACCCGCGCCGGATGGCCGAAAAGCGCATCCCCAACCAGGTCGACAAGTCGATCCAGACCACCCGCCGCTTCGACGCCCTCAAACTCTGGCTCACGCTGCGCACCATGGGCGCCCAGGGCGTCGGCGAACTCTTCGACGAGGTCATCGACCGCGCCGCGGACGCCTGGAAACTGCTGCACGACGACCCCCGCTTCGAGGCCGTCGTCGAACCCCAGCTCAGCACCCTGGTCTTCCGCTACGTCCCCAGCGCCGACCGGGACCCGCAGCTCAGCGACCGGGTCAACCTGCACGCCCGGGAAGCCCTGTTCGCGTCCGGTGACGCGATCGTCGCGGGCACCGTCGTCGACGGCCGCCACTACCTCAAATTCACCCTGCTCAACCCGGAGACCACGCTGGAGGACATCGCCACCGTCCTCGACCTGATCGCCGAGCACGCCGGCAGCTACCTGGCCGAGCAGCCCGAGCCGGCACTCAGCGCGCACTGA
- a CDS encoding siderophore-interacting protein yields MTTTAAPVTAPFRFFDVHVVRTRRLSTSMIRVTFGGDRLAELASGGRDQRFKLFFPQPHQDRPVFGDTSEAWYAAWRAQDPAERPLMRSYTIREQRHDPAEFDVDFALHGAEPSASPKLPTSPPLSTSFERGDPHAQGGAPTGAGGPASRWAAQARPGDPLTVLAPAVEDNGGVDFRPPSGTDWILLTGDETALPAIGGILSWLSPGTRAKVWIEVAHEDDRQALPTFADADITWIVRDGHGHGTAAAPREPVVDALRAAQLPDGTPYAWIAGEAGTVKAVRRHLVGERGIERRAVKFTGYWRRGASEEELLAELTAGAAAGDED; encoded by the coding sequence ATGACCACGACCGCCGCACCCGTCACCGCGCCGTTCCGGTTCTTCGATGTGCACGTCGTGCGCACCCGACGGCTCAGCACCTCCATGATCCGGGTCACCTTCGGCGGCGACCGCCTGGCCGAGCTGGCGTCCGGCGGCCGTGACCAGCGCTTCAAACTGTTCTTCCCGCAACCCCACCAGGACCGGCCGGTCTTCGGCGACACGAGCGAGGCCTGGTACGCCGCGTGGCGCGCGCAGGATCCGGCCGAGCGTCCGCTGATGCGCTCGTACACGATCCGCGAACAGCGCCATGACCCGGCTGAGTTCGATGTCGACTTCGCGCTCCACGGGGCGGAGCCGTCGGCCTCCCCCAAGCTCCCGACTTCTCCCCCACTCTCCACGTCGTTCGAGCGGGGGGACCCCCATGCGCAGGGAGGTGCCCCCACCGGGGCGGGCGGCCCCGCCTCCCGCTGGGCCGCGCAGGCCCGGCCCGGTGACCCGCTGACCGTCCTCGCCCCGGCCGTCGAGGACAACGGCGGCGTCGACTTCCGGCCGCCGTCCGGCACCGACTGGATCCTGCTCACCGGCGACGAGACGGCGCTGCCCGCCATCGGCGGCATCCTGTCCTGGCTGTCCCCGGGCACCCGGGCCAAGGTCTGGATCGAGGTCGCGCACGAGGACGACCGGCAGGCCCTGCCGACCTTCGCCGACGCCGACATCACCTGGATCGTCCGGGACGGCCACGGCCACGGGACGGCCGCCGCGCCCCGCGAGCCGGTGGTGGACGCGCTGCGCGCCGCCCAGCTGCCCGACGGCACCCCGTACGCCTGGATCGCCGGCGAGGCCGGCACCGTCAAGGCGGTCCGCAGGCATCTCGTCGGCGAGCGCGGAATCGAACGCAGGGCCGTCAAGTTCACCGGTTACTGGCGCCGTGGCGCCTCCGAGGAGGAGCTGCTCGCGGAGCTGACGGCGGGTGCGGCGGCCGGCGACGAGGACTGA
- a CDS encoding DUF1015 family protein: MTRTDGLRLLPFRGLRYAPDRVSSLTAVTSPPYDVVVRPEGVRHLETADPYNIVRLILPHAVDPSTRHRQAADTLRHWRREGVLTQDERPALYVYEQRGGEVLQRGLIGALRLDGPVLPHEDVIAEVVEDRAALMRAAAANFEPLLLSYHGQGTATGATAVIERVVHRAPLLATTTEDGFAHRLWAVTDPADLAAIDDDLACRQALIADGHHRWATYQRLYEQQPGATPASPWASGLVLLVDTARYPLQVRAIHRVLPHLPLVKALAGLGGAFRVRPLPGELSAALDALEETPGNAFVLAEGPDTFHLLDRPDPELLDRTIRTDRPETWRRLDATVLHSVLLDEVWRIPDDPSHISYLHHTEAAVEQAGRHGGTAVLMRATSEETVRQLAEHGVTMPRKSTSFGPKPATGLVLRTLDDTEN; the protein is encoded by the coding sequence ATGACCCGTACCGACGGCCTCCGCCTCCTCCCGTTCCGCGGACTGCGCTACGCCCCGGACAGAGTCAGCAGCCTCACGGCTGTCACCTCCCCGCCGTACGACGTCGTGGTCCGGCCGGAAGGCGTGCGCCACCTGGAAACCGCCGATCCGTACAACATCGTCCGGCTGATCCTCCCGCACGCCGTCGACCCCTCCACCCGCCACCGCCAGGCCGCCGACACCCTGCGCCACTGGCGCCGCGAGGGCGTTCTGACACAGGACGAGCGGCCCGCGCTGTACGTCTACGAGCAGCGCGGCGGCGAAGTGCTGCAGCGCGGGCTGATCGGCGCGCTGCGCCTGGACGGTCCGGTGCTGCCGCACGAGGACGTCATCGCCGAGGTCGTCGAGGACCGGGCCGCCCTGATGCGCGCGGCGGCCGCCAATTTCGAGCCGCTGCTGCTCTCCTACCACGGCCAGGGCACGGCGACCGGCGCCACCGCCGTCATCGAGCGCGTGGTGCACCGCGCCCCGCTGCTCGCCACCACCACGGAGGACGGCTTCGCGCACCGTCTGTGGGCGGTCACCGACCCCGCCGATCTGGCGGCCATCGACGACGATCTCGCCTGCCGGCAGGCTCTGATCGCCGACGGCCATCACCGCTGGGCGACCTACCAGCGGCTGTACGAGCAGCAGCCCGGCGCCACTCCGGCGTCGCCCTGGGCGTCGGGCCTGGTCCTGCTGGTGGACACCGCCCGCTACCCGCTCCAGGTCCGCGCGATCCACCGTGTGCTGCCGCATCTGCCGCTGGTGAAGGCGCTGGCGGGCCTGGGCGGCGCGTTCCGCGTCCGGCCGCTCCCGGGCGAGCTGTCCGCCGCCCTGGACGCCTTGGAGGAGACCCCCGGCAACGCCTTCGTCCTCGCCGAGGGCCCGGACACCTTCCATCTCCTGGACCGTCCCGATCCGGAGCTGCTCGACCGTACGATCCGCACCGACCGGCCCGAGACCTGGCGGCGGCTGGACGCCACCGTGCTGCACTCCGTTCTGCTGGACGAGGTCTGGCGGATCCCTGACGACCCGTCACACATCAGCTATCTGCATCACACCGAGGCCGCCGTCGAGCAGGCCGGCCGGCACGGCGGGACGGCCGTCCTGATGCGCGCCACCTCCGAGGAAACGGTGCGTCAACTCGCCGAGCACGGCGTGACGATGCCACGGAAGTCCACTTCCTTCGGCCCCAAGCCGGCCACGGGTCTCGTCCTGCGCACTCTGGACGACACCGAGAACTGA
- a CDS encoding ABC transporter substrate-binding protein, with translation MSTSRSVTLSRRGVLAAGGAVGIGALLAACGSDKGSGSAKSGAGSGPWSFTDDRKQKVSLDHTPQRIVAFTGTAAALHDFGVDDRIVGVFGPTKLKNGKADPQAGDLDVDKVTIIGNAYNQFNIEKYAGLTPDLLITNMYEPGALWFVPDDSKDEIAKLAKSVAITSSRVSLIKIIERYAELAASLGADLKAKRVTDAKTRFEKASARLRQAAKTHPVKVLACSGSPDLFYASNPGINADLMYYKSLGVDLIVPDHLDKAGYFESLSWENADKYQADVLLLDNRTATLQPKDLAAKPSWAKLPAVKAGQVTPWSSEPRFSYAGAAPLVEALAKAIESAKKVN, from the coding sequence ATGAGCACCTCCCGTAGCGTAACTCTTTCCCGACGCGGCGTCCTTGCCGCGGGCGGCGCGGTCGGCATCGGCGCCCTGCTCGCCGCGTGCGGCAGTGACAAGGGCTCAGGGAGTGCCAAGAGCGGCGCCGGGAGCGGCCCGTGGTCCTTCACCGACGACCGCAAGCAGAAGGTCTCCCTCGACCACACGCCCCAGCGGATCGTCGCCTTCACCGGCACCGCGGCCGCGCTGCACGACTTCGGCGTCGACGACCGGATCGTCGGCGTCTTCGGCCCGACCAAGCTCAAGAACGGCAAGGCCGACCCGCAGGCGGGCGATCTCGACGTCGACAAGGTCACCATCATCGGCAACGCCTACAACCAGTTCAACATCGAGAAGTACGCGGGCCTGACCCCCGATCTGCTGATCACGAACATGTACGAGCCGGGCGCGCTGTGGTTCGTCCCGGACGACAGCAAGGACGAGATCGCAAAGCTCGCCAAGAGCGTCGCCATCACGTCCTCCCGGGTGTCGCTCATCAAGATCATCGAGCGGTACGCCGAGCTGGCCGCGTCGCTCGGCGCCGACCTGAAGGCCAAGCGGGTCACCGACGCCAAGACCCGCTTCGAGAAGGCGTCCGCGAGGCTGCGCCAGGCCGCCAAGACCCACCCGGTCAAGGTGCTCGCCTGCTCCGGCAGCCCCGACCTCTTCTACGCCTCCAACCCCGGCATCAACGCCGACCTCATGTACTACAAGTCCCTCGGCGTCGACCTGATCGTCCCCGACCACCTGGACAAGGCCGGCTACTTCGAGAGCCTGAGCTGGGAGAACGCCGACAAGTACCAGGCCGACGTGCTGCTGCTCGACAACCGCACCGCCACCCTGCAGCCCAAGGACCTGGCCGCCAAGCCCTCCTGGGCCAAGCTGCCCGCCGTCAAGGCCGGTCAGGTCACCCCCTGGTCGAGCGAGCCGCGCTTCTCGTACGCGGGCGCGGCACCGCTCGTCGAGGCGCTGGCCAAGGCGATCGAGAGCGCCAAGAAGGTCAACTGA
- a CDS encoding TlyA family RNA methyltransferase has product MAGVARRRLDAELVRRKLARSREHASQLIAAGRVTVGGATASKPATQVETSAAVVVRADESDPDYVSRGGHKLAGALAAFVPQGLRIKGRRALDAGASTGGFTDVLLRAGAAHVVAVDVGYGQLAWSLQSDDRVTVRDRTNVRELTLEQVDSVPVDIVVGDLSFIPLGLVLPALVGCTAPDADLVLMVKPQFEVGKERLGSGGVVRSPELRAEAVRAVAGRAAELGLGVMGVTASPLPGPSGNVEYFLWLRAGAPALDPADVDRAVAKGPR; this is encoded by the coding sequence GTGGCAGGAGTGGCACGACGCCGACTCGACGCGGAGCTGGTGCGCCGCAAGCTGGCCCGCTCGCGCGAGCACGCGAGCCAGCTGATCGCCGCGGGGCGGGTGACCGTCGGCGGGGCGACCGCGTCCAAGCCGGCCACCCAGGTGGAGACCAGCGCGGCCGTGGTCGTCCGCGCGGACGAGAGCGACCCCGACTATGTCTCGCGCGGCGGCCACAAGCTCGCCGGCGCCCTCGCCGCCTTCGTCCCGCAGGGACTGCGGATCAAGGGCCGGCGGGCTCTGGACGCGGGCGCGTCGACCGGCGGCTTCACCGATGTCCTGCTGCGGGCCGGCGCCGCCCATGTCGTCGCCGTCGACGTCGGATACGGCCAGCTGGCGTGGTCCTTGCAGAGTGATGACCGGGTCACCGTGAGGGACCGCACCAACGTACGCGAGTTGACGCTCGAACAGGTCGATTCGGTGCCGGTCGACATCGTCGTCGGTGATCTCTCCTTCATCCCGCTGGGGCTGGTGCTGCCCGCGCTCGTCGGCTGCACGGCGCCCGACGCCGACCTGGTGCTGATGGTCAAGCCGCAGTTCGAGGTCGGCAAGGAGCGGCTCGGCAGCGGCGGGGTGGTGCGCAGCCCGGAACTGCGGGCCGAGGCGGTACGCGCGGTCGCCGGCCGGGCGGCCGAACTGGGGCTCGGTGTCATGGGCGTGACCGCGAGCCCGCTGCCTGGACCTTCCGGGAATGTCGAGTACTTTCTGTGGCTGCGCGCCGGGGCGCCCGCACTCGACCCGGCGGATGTCGACCGTGCGGTGGCGAAGGGGCCTCGTTGA
- a CDS encoding ABC transporter ATP-binding protein, which yields MSRLTAENVTLAYDQRVIAENLSVAIPDHSFTVIVGPNACGKSTLLRALSRMLKPSAGSVLLDGSAISSLPAKKVARTLGLLPQSSTAPDGITVADLVARGRYPHQGLLRQWSSDDERIVQESMAATGVDELAERYVDELSGGQRQRVWIAMALAQQTPLLLLDEPTTYLDIQHQIEVLDLCAELHEQQGRTLVAVLHDLNHAARYATHLIAMRDGAILAQGAPADIVTAELVERVFGLGCQVIDDPETGTPLVVPAARKTRRGGGGAVTAEGTEGAEGTESAEGGAVGGSGRAAAVTTAATTAAS from the coding sequence GTGAGCCGTCTCACGGCCGAGAACGTCACCCTCGCCTACGACCAGCGGGTCATCGCCGAGAACCTCTCCGTCGCCATCCCCGACCACTCCTTCACGGTCATCGTCGGACCCAACGCCTGCGGCAAGTCCACGCTGCTCCGCGCCCTTTCGCGGATGCTCAAGCCGAGCGCGGGATCGGTGCTGCTGGACGGTTCGGCGATCTCCTCCCTCCCGGCCAAGAAGGTCGCCAGGACGCTCGGGCTGCTGCCCCAGTCCTCGACCGCGCCGGACGGGATCACCGTGGCGGACCTCGTGGCGCGCGGCCGCTACCCGCACCAGGGCCTGCTGCGCCAGTGGTCGTCCGACGACGAGCGGATCGTCCAGGAGTCGATGGCGGCGACCGGCGTCGACGAGCTGGCCGAGCGCTATGTCGACGAGCTCTCGGGCGGGCAGCGCCAGCGCGTGTGGATCGCGATGGCGCTCGCCCAGCAGACGCCGCTGCTGCTCCTGGACGAACCGACGACATACCTGGACATCCAGCACCAGATCGAGGTCCTGGACCTGTGCGCGGAGCTGCACGAGCAGCAGGGGCGGACCCTTGTCGCGGTGCTGCACGACCTCAACCACGCCGCCCGGTACGCCACCCACCTCATCGCCATGAGGGACGGCGCGATCCTCGCCCAGGGCGCGCCGGCGGACATCGTCACCGCGGAGCTGGTGGAGCGTGTCTTCGGGCTCGGCTGCCAGGTCATCGACGATCCGGAGACCGGCACCCCGCTGGTCGTCCCGGCGGCGCGCAAGACCCGTAGGGGCGGGGGCGGCGCGGTGACGGCGGAGGGTACCGAGGGCGCGGAGGGTACGGAGAGCGCGGAGGGCGGTGCGGTCGGCGGCTCCGGGCGGGCCGCGGCCGTGACTACGGCGGCGACTACAGCAGCGTCCTGA